CTGCACAAGCCTTTGAGGTTAAGGAATTAATAATAGCTCCAAAGGAAAAGATGAACGCTTATGAGCTTATGGCCTTCATAAGGGGAGTTAAAGAAGGGCAGGAGAGTAGGTATCAGATTCAGAAAGAAGCCTATCCCTGGGAAGTTGAAAAGGTTCCAGTAACGGTTTGGGATCTGTATCAGGTGATAAGGGATAAGAGGAGGAACAGGAGGCTCATAATAATAACCGATCCCAAGGGCCCAACCCTAAACGAGGTAAAGGATAAGCTCGCCAGGGATATGTATTACGCGAAGGAGATCATCATATTCATAGGATCCAGGGAAGGAATACCAATCGGCTTGTTCAGGTTTGCAGATTACGTAGTTGATCTAGCCCCCTACATGACCTTTGCCACGGAGCACGGTATACCAGCAACGCTGGTAGCCCTATGGACGATCTATGAAGAGGAGCTTAGAAGGAGGGGTGAAATAAACGACTAAAAAGGTTAGCCATTTATTATTATCTCAATTCTCTTTCCTTCCCTATACCCCTTCATCGCTGAGAGCATTCCCTTTATTGTCTTCTCAACGAGCTCTTGAACCCAGTCTTTCAGGTAGAGAGGTTGCCCATCTATCTTTATTATAACCTTAGGTCTTGAACTTAAAACGACACAATCGTTAACGCTTTTCTCACCTTTAACTATTAATTTAGCCATCTGCTCACAGTTAAAGCCGCAAAGTCCGCAATCTATATTGGGTAACATAAAGCCTCGCTTAAGCACGAGTTCAGCAAGCTTCTCTGGTTCTCTTGTCCCATCTATAACTGGTAAACCATCAACTTCCTTAACCCCCTGGGAAGCTATCACGCCGCTGACGGCTATTGCTAAACCATCGTTGAGCTCCCTTACTTCATCCTCGGACCTTGCACATATCACCTTAGGGACATGCTTTATCGACTTAAACCCCTCTATCAGCACTACATCAGATGAGATCATGGAGAATAATGCGTTTATGTCTTTAGCCTTGAAGAGTAAGGCATCCGTATCCTTAGCATGAACCAAAACTGAATCCGCGATCCTGGAAAATTTCCAAGTATCAGTCCCTGGCCTGTCGAATTCCGAATGCATGCTCTTAACTATCGCAACCCTATAGCCCTTCTCCTTCAGAACCCTGGCAACCTTCTCTATCGTCGTCGTTTTACCACTCTTCTTGAATCCTACAAAGGCCATGGCCCTAATCAATTAGCATCACCCAACTTACATCGTCTAAAGAGACCAGCATAGCTTTTCCCTTATTCCCCAGGAAATCAACTACATCCCTCAATAACATCGTTTCACCGTCAAAGTCCTCGAGGATACCAGTAAATGAGTGCTCGCTACCAACGGTTACGGCTACCTTATGCCCCTTCCATTCTGTGAGAACTTTTTCAAGCAAGCTCTCCATGGATCCTCCCCTGGACTGAAAAAATTGTGAATATTTTTAATATTTTAGTAAGGACTTTAAAGGAAAGGAGCATATGGTTTGAGGTGGTGAACTATGGAAGCCCTTCAAAATCTCGGTATAAGGAGGAGGCTAAAGAGGTTCTTTAGGAGGGATGGTAGGGCTCTGATATTTGCAATGGATCACGGATTTGAACATGGGCCTACAGATTTCGAACCTGTTTGGGAGCACGTTAATCCCAAGGTAATTATAAGGAAAGTTGTAAGGGCCGGGATAGATGGAGTAATGATGCTCCCAGGAATTGCAAGAATTGCGGGAGATGAAGTTAAGCCTGACGTTGGATTAATGATAAAGCTGACTAGCAAAACGAACCTAAGGCCAAAGCCCGATCAACTTCTCCAAAGCCAGCTTGCCTATGTTGAGGATGCAATAAAGCTAGGCGCAGATGCCATAGCCGCAACCGTTTACTGGGGTTCTCCCCAGGAGGATACAATGATAAGACAGTTCGCCGAGATAGCGAGCTATGCCCACGATCTAGGTTACCCAGTTGTGCAGTTCGCATATCCAAGGGGGCCCTATATTGATGAAAAGTATGGAAAGAAAGAAGACTACAGGGTAGTGATGTACGGGGCTAGGGCCGCGGCCGAGAGCGGGGCCGATATGATAAAAACTTACTGGACAGGCTCAAAGGAAACATTCGCAAAGGTAGTAGAGGCCGCAGCGGGAGTTCCCGTCCTCATGAGCGGAGGAGCAAAAACGGATAATCCATTAGATTTCCTAAAGGTTGTTTGGGAGGTTATAGAGGCCGGAGGATCTGGAGCAGTCGTTGGAAGGAATATTTTCCAGAGAGAAAATCCTGAATCAATGATAAGAGCACTAATAAGGGTAATCCACAGGAACGAAGATCCGGAAGAGGCCGCAAAAGCTGAGGGCCTCATTTAGCCTCCACTTCTTTTTCCATAAATCCCTTAAATAGGATTTTGAATCCGTAAGCGGTGGTGCGATGCTACTTTACACGTATCGCTCATTCGACATGGAACTCCCAACGGTGGATATCAAAGATGCTGACTACATAATCCTGGGATTACCATTTGATGGTACCACAAGCTATAAACCAGGAGCAAGATTCGGGCCAGTACTAATTAGGCAGGCTACCCTAAATCTTGAAAGTTACATCTTAGATTATGATATTGACATTGCAGAATTGAAAATTGCCGATGCGGGGGATGTAGCACTACCGGTGAGCATAGAAGATGCGATAAAGGTAGCAGTTGAAACCATTAAAGAAGTTAGAAGTATTAACCCTAGAGCACTACCAATCTTCCTGGGAGGAGAGCATTCAATGACTTACCCACCAGTTAAAGTCCTCGAACCTAAAAGCTACGTTGTTTTCGATGCTCATCTAGACTTAAGGGATTCCTATCAAGGGTCGAGGTTTAATCATGCATGCGTTGCGAGGAGAATACACGAAATGGGGGTAAAGGTTGCAATATTTGGGGTTAGGAGTGGAACTAGAGAAGAGGTCATGTTTGCAAGTCAGAGTGGAATAGAATGGGTTCACGCTAGGGATTACAATTTTGACGCATTCGTTGATTTAGTTTCATCTCTTCCCGAACCGGTTTACGTTTCCATAGATGTGGATGTCTTTGATCTTCCCTTAGTTCCAGAAACTGGAACGCCGGAACCTGGAGGGCTTGGATTCTGGGAGGTCATAGAGGCCCTAGAATGGCTCACCAAAAGAAAGAAGGTAGCAGGTTTCGATATAATGGAAGTATCTGGAGATAGATTGGGAAACTCAACCTCGATAACCGCGGCTAAGCTCCTCTTCTATGTAATAGGTATGAGTGCTAGGTGAAAACTAATGAAATTCATAGCAACCTGCCCCCCAGGAAGAGAAGGAGAAGCTATACTCGAACTCGAGTGGGGGATAGAAGCTAAGGTAAGGAGAACCCGATGGGGAGGAGTATTAATAGGAGAGACTGAACTCAACAAGGAAGAGGTGTTTAAAAGGCTACAATCCTTCGAAACGTTTGCCCTTCAGAAGATTATTCCTATAGATTTGTTCATACCATTAGAGAAGCTTAACGATGTGATAGGGGAGATAGCAACGAAGATTCCTAAGGGAAAAAGCTTCGCCGTCAGGGCCAAAGTTAGAGGCGCCAAAATTGGAGAGAAAAGCCTTGAAATTGAAATTGGGGGATTAATAAAGCGAATTACGGGGAATCCAGTTAACCTAGAAAATCCAGAGTACCTCCTCATAATAGAGGTTCTGGGGAAAAAAGCTGGAGTAGCGCTAATAAAACCAGATGATATTATAAAGCTAGAAGTTAAACCTTAAAGCTTTGGCGTTACAAGGTAAACAGTTTTATCCTCCCCTATACCCTCCATTAGCCCCCTATGCCTTCTAACGCAACTCTCACACCTTCCACAGTGAATGGGCTTACCATCTTCAGTGAAACCCTTAGGATCATAGCAAGAGTTCGAGTACTCGTACTTTGCTCCAAGCTCCTTAAGAAGTCTCGCTATTCCCCTTTTATCAAGTTCTATGAGGGGGGCGACGACCCTAACCTTATTCATAGTCGCATATTCTAAGGCCTTGTTAACCCTTTCGACAAATTCCTTTGTATTATCAGGAAAAGTTTCACCTTCCTCCTTGTTGAAGCCAACTATTATATCTCCACCTCCAAGGGCATCGAGAAGGGAAGCAGCAATACTTATCAAAACTAAATTTCTAGCGGGAACCCATACACTCCTTGCAGTTTCTTTGGCCCTCTCAATTACTTCCAATTCGCTAGCTGAAACCCTGGGAACATTTCCTTCCACCAATGCGCTTCCAGAGAGTTTAGAGAACTCGTTAAGGAAATTAACCCTAATTATCTTTAAAGGAATTTTAAGCTCCTTTGAAAAGAATTCAGCAACTTTATTCATTACGCTCTCTTCCCTACTTCCGTAATTTATAGTCAACATTATTACTTCATCATAATGCCTCTTAGCCCAGTAAAGACAGGCCGTTGAATCTAATCCCCCAGAAAACAGAACCACTCCCCTTTTCATTTCCCATCGCATGCAAAAGGTTAAAATATCCTTATGAAGTTTTTGCTCTAGGTGTAGAGATAATGGACAAGTACAAGCTCGTAGTAACATTAATTATTATAATAGCGCTTGGTGGAATTATACTAACAAAAGTAGCAAAACATTATGAAGGTGGAGAGATTTATGAAGCCGCAAATGATGCTATGAATTTATTATCTAAGGGATTTAACGTCTCAGTGGAGGTAATTACAGTCGACGGTAGGAAAATTTCTGGAGAGGTATTCTCAGCAAAAGGATCAGAGATAACTATAATTGTGAACGGAACTAAGGTTTCAGTGGGAGGACCCTCGGCCACGAGGGAGGAAATCAAGGCAAAGTATATTAAAGTCATAACTAGGGGGAAGGTTTACGTATACGAAGTCCCTGGAACGGAAGACAGCGGAAAACCATTCTTTAGATACGAAAAATACAGGACCAAGGATACCTATTCGATGAGGTTCAGCGGGTTGATATACATAGAGAACATCTCCCTCATAGAGGTTGGAAAGCTGAAATATTCCGCTGATTATTTGACTTTTGGCTCAATCACGATAAAAGAGATCCACGGAAATAATGCTATAATCTGGGCCAACTACGTTCCAATAGAAATTTTAGAGGAGCATCTAAAAGGTAAGAGGGTGTTCTACTACGGAACATTATATGTAAACTCAGAGAAAAGAACTCTACCCCTCAGGCTCATTGAGGTGAGAGCTCCATGAGAGATATTCCCCTTTTGATTCCAATCCTCCTAATCCTCTTTGTCTCACTTGGATTAGCTAGGGTAAAAACGATATTGGTTGTTGGCGCTTTTTCCCTCTTCTTCGTTTATGGATATCTAAAGGGAGAAAATATTGGAACCCCCAGGAGGAGAATCGAAGTTAATGACGACGTTTTTAGTGTAATGCTAATTCTCTCGGTGATAATAATCCTCATCCAAATTGCAAACTTAAGGGGAATACCTCTCCTTCATCCACATCTCCGAACCCATTTAAATCCAAAATTAACGGGATTAACATACTTTTTAGGACTACCATCAAGCGTCTACTTAATCATTAGGGGAAAGAAACTAGGTTTTC
This Pyrococcus horikoshii OT3 DNA region includes the following protein-coding sequences:
- a CDS encoding THUMP domain-containing protein, which encodes MKFIATCPPGREGEAILELEWGIEAKVRRTRWGGVLIGETELNKEEVFKRLQSFETFALQKIIPIDLFIPLEKLNDVIGEIATKIPKGKSFAVRAKVRGAKIGEKSLEIEIGGLIKRITGNPVNLENPEYLLIIEVLGKKAGVALIKPDDIIKLEVKP
- a CDS encoding LSm family protein → MESLLEKVLTEWKGHKVAVTVGSEHSFTGILEDFDGETMLLRDVVDFLGNKGKAMLVSLDDVSWVMLID
- a CDS encoding TrmB family transcriptional regulator sugar-binding domain-containing protein, with the translated sequence MDKYKLVVTLIIIIALGGIILTKVAKHYEGGEIYEAANDAMNLLSKGFNVSVEVITVDGRKISGEVFSAKGSEITIIVNGTKVSVGGPSATREEIKAKYIKVITRGKVYVYEVPGTEDSGKPFFRYEKYRTKDTYSMRFSGLIYIENISLIEVGKLKYSADYLTFGSITIKEIHGNNAIIWANYVPIEILEEHLKGKRVFYYGTLYVNSEKRTLPLRLIEVRAP
- the queC gene encoding 7-cyano-7-deazaguanine synthase QueC encodes the protein MKRGVVLFSGGLDSTACLYWAKRHYDEVIMLTINYGSREESVMNKVAEFFSKELKIPLKIIRVNFLNEFSKLSGSALVEGNVPRVSASELEVIERAKETARSVWVPARNLVLISIAASLLDALGGGDIIVGFNKEEGETFPDNTKEFVERVNKALEYATMNKVRVVAPLIELDKRGIARLLKELGAKYEYSNSCYDPKGFTEDGKPIHCGRCESCVRRHRGLMEGIGEDKTVYLVTPKL
- the mobB gene encoding molybdopterin-guanine dinucleotide biosynthesis protein B; the protein is MRAMAFVGFKKSGKTTTIEKVARVLKEKGYRVAIVKSMHSEFDRPGTDTWKFSRIADSVLVHAKDTDALLFKAKDINALFSMISSDVVLIEGFKSIKHVPKVICARSEDEVRELNDGLAIAVSGVIASQGVKEVDGLPVIDGTREPEKLAELVLKRGFMLPNIDCGLCGFNCEQMAKLIVKGEKSVNDCVVLSSRPKVIIKIDGQPLYLKDWVQELVEKTIKGMLSAMKGYREGKRIEIIING
- the speB gene encoding agmatinase, whose product is MLLYTYRSFDMELPTVDIKDADYIILGLPFDGTTSYKPGARFGPVLIRQATLNLESYILDYDIDIAELKIADAGDVALPVSIEDAIKVAVETIKEVRSINPRALPIFLGGEHSMTYPPVKVLEPKSYVVFDAHLDLRDSYQGSRFNHACVARRIHEMGVKVAIFGVRSGTREEVMFASQSGIEWVHARDYNFDAFVDLVSSLPEPVYVSIDVDVFDLPLVPETGTPEPGGLGFWEVIEALEWLTKRKKVAGFDIMEVSGDRLGNSTSITAAKLLFYVIGMSAR
- the fba gene encoding class I fructose-bisphosphate aldolase, with product MEALQNLGIRRRLKRFFRRDGRALIFAMDHGFEHGPTDFEPVWEHVNPKVIIRKVVRAGIDGVMMLPGIARIAGDEVKPDVGLMIKLTSKTNLRPKPDQLLQSQLAYVEDAIKLGADAIAATVYWGSPQEDTMIRQFAEIASYAHDLGYPVVQFAYPRGPYIDEKYGKKEDYRVVMYGARAAAESGADMIKTYWTGSKETFAKVVEAAAGVPVLMSGGAKTDNPLDFLKVVWEVIEAGGSGAVVGRNIFQRENPESMIRALIRVIHRNEDPEEAAKAEGLI